In Phoenix dactylifera cultivar Barhee BC4 chromosome 11, palm_55x_up_171113_PBpolish2nd_filt_p, whole genome shotgun sequence, the following are encoded in one genomic region:
- the LOC103720487 gene encoding ankyrin repeat domain-containing protein 13C-like: MEEERVRIEDYAHSPAHYAVALGDMTRLTRLLSALPRLAHPSQVLTESESVIQERIADKIAAVVDRRDVPRRDTPLHLAVRLDRPAAVSALAGAGADPSLQNASGWTPLQEALCLRRRRLALLLLRHHRLSAWSKFRRRLPPLLAALRRIPDFYLELAFHFESSLLPFLSRAAPSDTYRIWKRGVDLRADTSLAGFDGLRVRRADQSFLFLGSGGGGGAASSRLPPGSLLVLDRARKEIHDAFEGADSPTSGPDESDIVADASAYRPGLDITAAELVGRTNWRRREKIEMVGEWKARVYEIHNVVFSFKTMRAVEEAEEEFLPLELREDDEEGFLVAEIPDLPPRHSCYERGRFGNRAPEGMELGRRRSVDVPHGGGVAMAARVGKSKEKEMVKSLRPTVWLTEDFPLTIEELLPLLDILANKVKAVRRLRDLLTTKFPPGTFPVKVAIPIVPTVRVVVTFTKFIDLQPLEQFFTPLSSPRLFPVPEEEEHHKAEKHKSSWLKWSNTTAKTSVTRPKSVSASQVVDHVDPFTIPSDYTWVDINSKNRRLKKTKSRKGNQKETRQVA, translated from the exons atggaggaggagagggtgAGAATAGAAGACTACGCCCATAGCCCCGCTCACTATGCGGTGGCGCTCGGCGACATGACACGCCTGACCCGCCTCCTCTCCGCCCTCCCCCGACTCGCCCACCCGTCGCAGGTACTGACCGAGTCGGAGTCGGTGATTCAGGAACGCATCGCCGACAAGATCGCCGCTGTCGTCGACCGCCGCGACGTACCCCGCCGGGACACCCCCCTGCACCTCGCCGTCCGCCTCGACCGCCCCGCCGCCGTCTCCGCGCTCGCCGGCGCGGGCGCCGACCCCTCCCTCCAGAACGCCTCCGGGTGGACCCCCCTCCAGGAGGCCCTCTGCCTCCGCCGTCGCCGcctcgccctcctcctcctccgccaccaccGCCTCTCCGCCTGGTCCAAGTTCCGTCGCCGCCTCCCCCCACTCCTCGCGGCCCTCCGCCGCATCCCGGACTTCTACCTCGAGCTCGCCTTCCACTTCGAGAGctccctcctccccttcctctcCCGCGCCGCCCCCTCCGACACCTACCGCATCTGGAAGCGCGGCGTCGACCTCCGTGCCGACACCTCCCTCGCCGGCTTCGACGGCCTCCGCGTCCGACGTGCCGACCagtccttcctcttcctcggctccggcggcggcggaggcgccGCCTCTTCCCGCCTCCCGCCGGGGTCCCTCCTTGTCCTCGACCGCGCCCGGAAGGAGATCCACGACGCGTTCGAGGGCGCCGACTCGCCGACGTCGGGGCCGGACGAGTCGGACATCGTCGCTGACGCGAGCGCCTACCGGCCAGGGCTTGACATCACGGCGGCAGAGCTGGTGGGGCGGACTAACTGGCGGCGGAGAGAGAAGATAGAGATGGTGGGGGAGTGGAAGGCCCGAGTATACGAGATCCACAACGTAGTGTTCAGCTTCAAGACGATGAGGGCCGTCGAGGAGGCCGAGGAAGAGTTCCTCCCCCTCGAGCTTCGCGAGGATGACGAGGAGGGGTTTCTCGTCGCCGAGATTCCTGATCTACCCCCGCGCCATAGTTGCTATGAGCGGGGGCGTTTCGGGAATAGGGCCCCGGAAGGAATGGAGTTGGGCAGAAGGAGAAGTGTGGATGTGCCGCATGGGGGTGGGGTGGCGATGGCAGCGAGGGTGGGGAAGAGCAAAGAGAAGGAGATGGTGAAGAGCTTGAGGCCGACGGTTTGGCTCACGGAGGATTTCCCGTTGACGATCGAGGAGCTGCTGCCGCTGCTTGACATACTTGCCAACAAGGTGAAGGCCGTGAGGAGGCTCCGGGACCTGCTCACAACCAAGTTCCCGCCGGGAACTTTTCCGgtcaag GTCGCCATCCCTATTGTTCCTACTGTACGAGTCGTGGTTACTTTTACCAAGTTCATTGATCTTCAGCCACTCGAGCAGTTCTTCACCCCACTCTCAAGCCCAAGGCTCTTCCCTGTccctgaagaagaagagcatcacaAAGCAGAGAAACACAAGAGTTCTTGGCTGAAGTGGAGCAACACTACAGCCAAAACCTCTGTCACCCGACCAAAATCTGTTAGTGCATCTCAAGTGGTGGACCATGTTGACCCTTTTACCATCCCAAGTGATTACACTTGGGTTGACATAAATTCCAAGAATCGGCGGCTGAAGAAAACCAAGTCTAGAAAGGGGAACCAGAAAGAGACGAGGCAAGTGGCTTAA